The Micromonospora sp. Llam0 genome includes a window with the following:
- a CDS encoding CTP synthase, translating to MAPSTQTVRHIFVTGGVASSLGKGLTASSLGNLLSARGLRVVMQKLDPYLNVDPGTMNPFQHGEVFVTDDGAETDLDVGHYERFLDRDLSCKANVTTGQIYSEVIAKERRGEYLGDTVQVIPHITNEIKARIRAMGDPDEHGLIPDVVITEVGGTVGDIESLPFLEAIRQVRHDVGRDRCFYLHVSLVPYLVPSGELKTKPTQHSVAALRSIGIQPDAIVCRSDREIPDKLKHKLSLYCDVDREAVIAAPDAPSIYDIPKVLHREGLDAYVVRRLGLSFRDVDWTSWDDLLERVHHPRHTVTVALVGKYVDLPDAYLSVTEAIRAAGFGHRARVQIRWVPSDECVSPNGAAAALSGVDGIVIPGGFGVRGIEGKIGAARYGRENGVPVLGLCLGLQCMAIEVARNGAGLAGANSAEFDEEVEHPIIATMADQEQIVAGKGDMGGTMRLGGYRAVLAEGSIVAQAYGATEVSERHRHRYEVNNAYREVLEKAGLRISGTSPDGRLVEFVELDRAEHPFFVATQAHPELKSRPTRPHPLFHAFVGAVITYSEADQLPVDLAPAPGGQA from the coding sequence TTGGCCCCTTCGACACAGACGGTACGGCACATTTTCGTCACCGGGGGCGTCGCGTCCTCACTCGGCAAGGGGTTGACCGCATCCAGCCTGGGCAACCTGCTCAGCGCCCGCGGCCTGCGGGTGGTGATGCAGAAGCTCGACCCGTACCTCAACGTCGACCCCGGCACGATGAACCCCTTCCAGCACGGTGAGGTGTTCGTCACCGACGACGGCGCCGAAACCGATCTCGACGTGGGGCACTACGAACGGTTTCTCGACCGTGACCTGTCCTGCAAGGCCAACGTGACCACCGGTCAGATCTACTCCGAGGTCATCGCCAAGGAACGCCGGGGCGAGTACCTCGGCGACACGGTGCAGGTGATCCCGCACATCACCAACGAGATCAAGGCCAGGATCCGGGCGATGGGGGATCCCGACGAGCACGGGCTGATCCCGGACGTGGTGATCACCGAGGTGGGCGGCACTGTCGGCGACATCGAGTCGTTGCCGTTCCTGGAGGCGATCCGCCAGGTCCGCCACGATGTCGGCCGAGACCGCTGCTTCTACCTGCACGTGTCGCTGGTTCCCTACCTGGTGCCGTCCGGCGAGCTCAAGACCAAGCCGACGCAGCACTCGGTCGCCGCGCTGCGCAGCATCGGTATCCAGCCGGACGCGATCGTCTGCCGCTCCGACCGGGAGATCCCGGACAAGTTGAAGCACAAGCTGTCGCTCTACTGTGACGTGGACCGGGAGGCGGTCATCGCCGCCCCCGACGCACCGAGCATCTACGACATCCCGAAGGTGCTGCACCGGGAGGGCCTCGACGCCTACGTGGTGCGCCGGCTGGGCCTGTCCTTCCGGGACGTGGACTGGACCAGCTGGGACGACCTGCTGGAGCGGGTGCACCATCCGCGACACACCGTCACCGTGGCGCTGGTCGGCAAGTACGTCGACCTGCCGGACGCGTACCTGTCGGTGACCGAGGCGATCCGGGCGGCGGGTTTCGGGCACCGGGCGCGGGTGCAGATCCGGTGGGTGCCCAGCGACGAGTGTGTCAGCCCGAACGGTGCCGCCGCCGCGCTCAGCGGGGTCGACGGAATCGTGATCCCGGGCGGGTTCGGGGTGCGGGGCATCGAGGGCAAGATCGGCGCGGCCCGGTACGGGCGGGAGAACGGCGTACCGGTGCTCGGGCTCTGCCTCGGGCTGCAGTGCATGGCGATCGAGGTGGCCCGCAACGGCGCCGGTCTGGCCGGTGCCAACTCCGCCGAGTTCGACGAGGAGGTCGAACACCCGATCATCGCGACCATGGCCGACCAGGAGCAGATCGTCGCCGGCAAGGGGGACATGGGAGGCACGATGCGGCTCGGCGGGTACCGGGCGGTGCTGGCCGAGGGCTCGATCGTCGCGCAAGCGTACGGGGCGACCGAGGTCAGTGAGCGGCACCGGCACCGCTACGAGGTGAACAACGCGTACCGGGAGGTGTTGGAGAAGGCCGGGTTGCGGATCTCGGGCACCTCGCCGGACGGCCGGCTGGTCGAGTTCGTCGAGCTGGACCGGGCCGAGCACCCGTTCTTCGTGGCCACCCAGGCCCATCCGGAGCTGAAGAGCCGTCCGACCCGGCCGCATCCGCTGTTCCACGCCTTCGTCGGTGCCGTGATCACCTATTCGGAGGCCGACCAGCTGCCGGTGGATCTGGCGCCGGCCCCCGGAGGCCAGGCCTGA
- a CDS encoding site-specific tyrosine recombinase XerD, with amino-acid sequence MTGDAPPPTVPPAAALRHAVRSYLDHLTVERGLSQHTLRSYRRDLDRYLGTLAHLGIGELAQVGPAQITGHLAALRAGTDGQPPLSAASTARAASAIRGLHRFAVREGHAESDAGRDVRPAVPPRRLPRALDVDQIERLLAATGAVDGPVPPLAVRDRALLEFLYGTGARISEAVGAAVDDLDLDTGAVLLRGKGGRQRVVPVGGYAADALRAYLTRVRPALAAAGRGSPAVFLNARGGQLSRQSAWTVLRRTAERAGLPVSGAHPVSPHTLRHSYATHLLDGGADVRVVQELLGHASVTTTQVYTLVTVDRLREVYATSHPRARH; translated from the coding sequence CTGACCGGCGACGCGCCGCCGCCGACGGTGCCGCCAGCCGCTGCGCTGCGGCACGCGGTCCGCAGCTACCTGGACCACCTGACCGTCGAACGCGGGCTGTCCCAGCACACCCTCCGGTCGTACCGGCGCGACCTGGACCGCTACCTCGGCACTCTGGCGCACCTGGGGATCGGCGAGCTGGCCCAGGTAGGGCCGGCGCAGATCACCGGGCACCTGGCCGCGCTGCGGGCCGGCACCGACGGGCAGCCGCCGCTGTCGGCCGCGTCCACCGCCCGGGCCGCCAGCGCCATCCGCGGGCTGCACCGGTTCGCTGTCCGGGAGGGACACGCCGAATCCGACGCCGGCCGCGACGTCCGTCCCGCCGTCCCGCCGCGCCGGCTGCCCCGGGCGCTCGACGTCGACCAGATCGAACGGCTGCTGGCCGCCACCGGGGCGGTGGACGGTCCGGTGCCGCCGCTGGCCGTACGCGACCGGGCGCTACTGGAGTTCCTCTACGGCACCGGGGCGCGGATCTCCGAGGCGGTCGGTGCCGCCGTCGACGACCTCGACCTGGACACCGGGGCGGTCCTGCTCCGCGGCAAGGGCGGCCGGCAGCGGGTGGTCCCGGTCGGCGGGTACGCGGCCGACGCGCTGCGGGCGTACCTGACCCGGGTACGGCCGGCACTCGCGGCGGCGGGCCGGGGCAGCCCGGCCGTCTTCCTCAACGCGCGCGGCGGGCAGCTGTCCCGGCAGAGCGCCTGGACGGTGCTGCGGCGCACCGCCGAGCGCGCCGGGCTGCCGGTGAGCGGGGCGCATCCGGTTTCGCCGCACACCCTGCGGCATTCGTACGCCACCCATCTGCTCGACGGCGGCGCGGACGTACGGGTGGTCCAGGAACTGCTCGGCCACGCGTCGGTGACCACCACTCAGGTCTACACTCTGGTGACCGTCGACCGGCTCCGCGAGGTCTACGCCACCTCGCATCCGCGGGCCCGTCATTGA
- a CDS encoding glycosyltransferase family 4 protein, with amino-acid sequence MSDPTDDRWTGAVLLLIGSSTGGIGQHVASLSRGLVSGGARVTVCGPLAVEQQFRFTASGARFVPVEIPANPTLADARAVTAVRRVLADGVDVVHAHGLRAGFVAALARPSAPIVVTWHNSILAGGLRGRLARLVERRVARAARVTLGASADLVERAVALGAPDARLGPVAAPELPAPRRSRAAVRAEFGVGAHQPLVLSVGRLHPQKRYDLLVDAAAGWRELTPPAQVVIAGTGPSYLSLAAQISAVRAPVTLLGHRHDVADLLLGADLAVVCSDWEARQLFAQEALRAGVPLVATAVGGLPELVGDACRLIPPGDLAALDGAVRELLTDHQQRADLAERGPRRAAGWPTDADSLDLVRAVYRELSDGRDETGGREVAGGQSVPGRRNGPTDRDGRPVDGSG; translated from the coding sequence GTGAGTGATCCGACGGACGACCGCTGGACCGGTGCGGTCCTGCTGCTGATCGGCTCCAGCACGGGCGGTATCGGCCAGCACGTCGCATCCCTGAGCCGCGGCCTGGTGTCCGGCGGGGCGCGGGTGACCGTGTGCGGTCCGCTCGCCGTCGAACAGCAGTTCCGGTTCACCGCTTCCGGTGCCCGGTTCGTCCCGGTGGAGATCCCGGCCAACCCGACCCTGGCCGACGCCCGCGCGGTGACCGCGGTCCGCCGCGTCCTCGCCGACGGGGTCGACGTGGTGCACGCCCACGGACTACGCGCCGGATTCGTCGCGGCGCTCGCCCGACCGTCCGCGCCGATCGTGGTGACCTGGCACAACAGCATCCTCGCCGGCGGGCTGCGGGGCCGGTTGGCGCGGCTGGTCGAGCGGCGGGTGGCACGGGCCGCCCGAGTGACCCTCGGCGCCTCCGCCGACCTCGTCGAACGGGCGGTGGCGCTCGGCGCGCCCGATGCCCGGCTCGGCCCGGTGGCGGCGCCGGAGCTGCCCGCACCGAGACGCAGCCGCGCCGCGGTGCGCGCGGAGTTCGGTGTCGGCGCCCACCAGCCGCTGGTGCTCTCGGTCGGCCGGCTGCACCCGCAGAAGCGCTACGACCTGCTGGTCGACGCCGCCGCCGGGTGGCGCGAACTGACCCCACCGGCGCAGGTGGTGATCGCCGGCACCGGGCCCAGCTACCTGTCCCTGGCGGCGCAGATCTCGGCGGTACGGGCACCGGTCACCCTGCTCGGCCACCGTCATGATGTGGCCGACCTGCTGCTCGGCGCCGACCTGGCGGTGGTCTGCAGCGACTGGGAGGCCCGACAGTTGTTCGCCCAGGAGGCGCTGCGGGCCGGCGTACCGTTGGTGGCGACCGCGGTCGGCGGGTTGCCGGAACTGGTCGGAGACGCCTGCCGGTTGATTCCGCCCGGCGACCTGGCCGCGCTGGACGGTGCCGTGCGTGAACTCCTGACCGACCATCAGCAGCGGGCCGACCTGGCCGAGCGTGGACCCCGCAGGGCCGCCGGCTGGCCGACCGACGCGGACAGCCTCGACCTGGTCCGCGCCGTCTACCGGGAGTTGTCCGACGGGCGGGACGAAACGGGCGGGCGGGAGGTAGCCGGCGGGCAGTCGGTGCCGGGCCGCCGCAACGGGCCGACCGACCGCGACGGCCGACCCGTGGACGGGAGCGGCTGA
- a CDS encoding ScpA family protein produces the protein MSAPTVDVTAGQVAGTAPGSGDATVVALPGESTGFTVRLDNFTGPFDLLLQLIGKHKLDVTEVALHQVTDEFIAYIRAMGDDWDLDEASEFLVVAATLLDLKAARLLPAAQVEDEEDLALLEARDLLFARLLQYKAFKEAAGHIAELETAGARRYPRSVTMEERYAQALPELVLGIGPQRLAKLAIRAMTPRVAPVVSIDHVHQIRVSVREHATLLRDRLRRMGTATFQTLCLDCESTLEVVARFLALLELYREGLVGFSQEQALGDLTVRWTGGADSGGELTIDEYAGHPEERDAAAAPATVSDAVQSDAVQEETP, from the coding sequence GTGAGCGCTCCGACGGTCGACGTGACAGCTGGGCAGGTGGCCGGGACGGCACCCGGCTCCGGCGACGCCACCGTGGTGGCCCTGCCCGGCGAGAGCACCGGTTTCACCGTCCGGCTGGACAACTTCACCGGCCCGTTCGACCTGCTGCTGCAGCTCATCGGTAAACACAAGCTGGACGTCACCGAAGTAGCGTTGCACCAGGTCACCGACGAGTTCATCGCCTACATCCGGGCGATGGGCGACGACTGGGACCTGGACGAGGCCAGTGAGTTCCTGGTCGTCGCGGCGACCCTGCTCGACCTCAAGGCCGCCCGGCTGCTGCCCGCCGCCCAGGTTGAGGACGAAGAGGATCTGGCTCTGCTGGAGGCCCGGGACCTGCTGTTCGCCCGGCTGTTGCAGTACAAGGCGTTCAAGGAGGCAGCGGGGCACATCGCCGAGCTGGAGACCGCTGGGGCCCGCCGCTATCCCCGCTCGGTCACGATGGAGGAGCGGTACGCGCAGGCGCTGCCCGAGCTGGTGCTCGGCATCGGGCCGCAGCGGCTCGCGAAGCTCGCGATCAGGGCGATGACGCCACGCGTCGCACCGGTCGTCTCCATCGACCACGTGCACCAGATCCGGGTGAGCGTGCGGGAGCACGCCACGCTGCTGCGGGACCGGCTGCGCCGGATGGGCACCGCGACGTTCCAGACGCTGTGCCTGGACTGCGAGTCCACCCTGGAGGTCGTGGCACGCTTCCTCGCGTTGCTGGAGCTCTACCGGGAAGGTCTGGTCGGCTTCAGCCAGGAGCAGGCCCTGGGGGATCTGACCGTACGCTGGACCGGAGGCGCCGACAGCGGCGGGGAGCTCACCATCGACGAGTACGCCGGCCACCCGGAGGAACGGGACGCCGCCGCGGCACCGGCCACCGTGTCGGACGCCGTCCAGTCGGACGCCGTGCAGGAGGAGACCCCGTGA
- a CDS encoding NUDIX hydrolase has protein sequence MREHESDAENHSGGHVYQVLSRTDRFSGPVFSVVSDEVTMPGGGVARRDYVRHVGAVGVVALDEAGRVVLVRQYRHPVGRRLWELPAGLIDVAGEELPATAHRELVEEADLTAGRLDLLVDVHPSPGCSDETVRIFLARDLSPVPEQDRHRRHDEEAELQVRLVNLDEAVRMVLAGEITNGPAVTGLLAAACARQTGWAALRAVTEPAPRPPGGAAR, from the coding sequence ATGCGGGAGCACGAGTCGGATGCCGAAAACCACTCGGGCGGCCACGTCTACCAGGTACTGTCGCGGACCGACCGGTTCTCCGGCCCGGTCTTCTCGGTGGTCAGCGACGAGGTGACGATGCCGGGTGGAGGCGTGGCCAGGCGGGACTACGTACGGCACGTCGGCGCGGTCGGGGTGGTCGCGCTCGACGAGGCCGGAAGAGTGGTGCTGGTCCGCCAGTACCGCCATCCGGTAGGCCGGCGGCTGTGGGAACTTCCCGCCGGCCTGATCGACGTCGCCGGGGAGGAACTGCCCGCCACCGCCCACCGGGAGCTCGTCGAGGAGGCCGATCTGACCGCCGGTCGACTCGACCTGCTCGTCGACGTACACCCGTCGCCGGGATGTTCCGACGAGACGGTCCGGATCTTCCTCGCCCGGGACCTCTCCCCGGTGCCGGAGCAGGACCGGCACCGGCGCCACGACGAGGAGGCGGAGCTGCAGGTCCGCCTCGTCAACCTCGACGAGGCGGTTCGGATGGTGCTGGCCGGCGAGATCACCAACGGCCCGGCGGTGACCGGTCTGCTGGCTGCGGCCTGCGCCCGGCAGACGGGGTGGGCAGCGCTGCGCGCCGTCACCGAGCCTGCCCCGCGCCCACCCGGCGGCGCAGCGCGCTGA
- a CDS encoding ParA family protein translates to MAGNSDRAEAWTSTLREQQAGLDLSAELGPADPTAYTMRKPIPEPMPTDRHGPARIIAMANQKGGVGKTTTTINLGAALAEYGRRVLLVDFDPQGALSVGLGVNPHNLDLSVYNLLMQDDVTAEDVLIKTDVAGLHLLPANIDLSAAEIQLVNEVAREMALARVLKSIRKEYDFVLIDCQPSLGLLAINALTVAHGVLIPLECEFFSLRGVALLLDTIDKVRERLNFDLELEGILATMYDSRTTHCRQVLQRVVEAFGDKVYQTVITKTVKFPESTVAGAPITSLDPASSGARNYRQLAREVIAHQAER, encoded by the coding sequence ATGGCGGGCAACAGTGACCGTGCCGAGGCGTGGACCTCGACGCTCCGCGAACAACAGGCGGGGCTCGATCTGAGCGCGGAGCTCGGTCCCGCCGATCCGACCGCCTACACCATGCGTAAGCCGATCCCCGAGCCGATGCCGACCGACCGGCATGGCCCGGCGCGGATCATCGCGATGGCCAACCAGAAGGGCGGCGTCGGCAAGACCACCACGACGATCAACCTCGGTGCCGCGTTGGCCGAGTACGGTCGCCGGGTGCTGCTGGTCGACTTCGACCCGCAGGGCGCGCTGTCGGTCGGGCTCGGGGTCAACCCGCACAACCTCGATCTGTCGGTCTACAACCTGCTGATGCAGGACGACGTCACCGCCGAGGACGTGCTGATCAAGACCGACGTCGCCGGTCTGCACCTGCTGCCGGCCAACATCGACCTGTCGGCCGCGGAGATCCAGTTGGTCAACGAGGTCGCCCGGGAGATGGCTCTGGCCCGGGTGCTCAAGTCGATCCGCAAGGAGTACGACTTCGTTCTGATCGACTGCCAGCCCTCGCTCGGTCTGCTGGCGATCAACGCGCTCACCGTGGCGCACGGTGTACTGATCCCGCTGGAGTGCGAGTTCTTCAGCCTGCGTGGGGTGGCGCTGCTGCTGGACACCATCGACAAGGTTCGCGAGCGGCTCAACTTCGACCTGGAACTCGAAGGCATCCTCGCCACGATGTACGACAGCCGCACCACCCACTGCCGGCAGGTGCTGCAGCGGGTGGTCGAGGCGTTCGGCGACAAGGTCTACCAGACGGTCATCACCAAGACGGTGAAGTTCCCCGAGTCGACGGTGGCCGGCGCGCCGATCACCAGCCTCGACCCGGCGTCGTCCGGGGCCCGCAACTACCGGCAGCTGGCCCGCGAGGTCATCGCGCACCAGGCGGAGCGCTAA
- the ald gene encoding alanine dehydrogenase, translated as MKVGIPREVKNHEYRVAITPAGVHEFTRAGHHVTVQTGAGAGSSITDDEFAAAGASIAPTADDVWASADLVLKVKEPVAEEHHRMRPGQVLFTYLHLAASRECTDALLRQRVTGIAYETVENADRSLPLLAPMSEVAGRLAAQVGAYHLMRPGGGRGVLMGGVPGVYPAKVVVIGAGVSGMNAAAIALGMHADVLLLDRDISKLRQADAIHQGRMKTVASNTYEVERAVIDADLVIGAVLVPGAKAPRIVTNELVSRMKPGSVLVDISIDQGGCFEDSRPTTHAEPVYPVHDSVFYCVANMPGAVPHTSTYALTNVTLPYALELANRGWRDALRHDRALAAGLNTHDGEITSGPVAEAHGLSSRSLAEVLA; from the coding sequence GTGAAGGTTGGCATTCCCCGCGAGGTCAAGAACCACGAGTACCGGGTGGCGATCACCCCGGCCGGGGTGCACGAGTTCACCCGGGCCGGTCATCATGTGACGGTGCAGACGGGCGCCGGCGCCGGGTCCTCCATCACCGACGACGAGTTCGCCGCCGCCGGGGCGAGCATCGCCCCGACCGCCGACGATGTCTGGGCGAGCGCCGACCTGGTCCTCAAGGTGAAGGAGCCGGTCGCCGAGGAACACCACCGGATGCGTCCCGGCCAGGTGCTCTTCACCTACCTGCACCTCGCGGCGTCGCGCGAGTGCACCGACGCCCTGCTGCGCCAGCGGGTCACCGGTATCGCGTACGAAACGGTGGAGAACGCCGACCGTTCCCTCCCGCTGCTCGCACCGATGTCCGAGGTCGCCGGCCGGCTGGCCGCGCAGGTCGGCGCGTACCACCTGATGCGTCCCGGCGGCGGGCGCGGCGTGCTGATGGGCGGGGTCCCCGGCGTCTACCCGGCGAAGGTGGTGGTCATCGGGGCCGGGGTGTCCGGGATGAACGCGGCCGCGATCGCGCTCGGGATGCACGCCGACGTCCTGCTGCTCGACCGGGACATCAGCAAGCTGCGGCAGGCGGACGCGATCCACCAGGGGCGGATGAAGACGGTCGCGTCGAACACCTACGAGGTCGAGCGGGCGGTGATCGACGCGGACCTGGTGATCGGCGCGGTCCTGGTGCCCGGGGCGAAGGCGCCCAGGATCGTCACCAACGAGTTGGTGTCCCGGATGAAGCCCGGCAGTGTGCTCGTCGACATCTCGATCGACCAGGGTGGCTGTTTCGAGGACTCCCGGCCCACCACCCACGCCGAACCCGTCTACCCGGTCCACGACTCGGTCTTCTACTGCGTGGCGAACATGCCGGGCGCCGTCCCGCACACCAGCACGTACGCGTTGACCAACGTCACTCTGCCGTACGCCCTCGAACTCGCCAACCGGGGCTGGCGCGACGCGCTGCGCCACGACCGGGCTCTCGCCGCCGGGCTGAACACCCACGACGGCGAGATCACCTCCGGTCCGGTGGCCGAGGCACACGGCCTGAGCAGCCGGTCATTGGCCGAGGTGCTGGCCTGA
- the scpB gene encoding SMC-Scp complex subunit ScpB, whose amino-acid sequence MSTDEQPDSLAEQAAAWVPPWARAPVPAEHAAAPEPEPPPAPEPEPVPAAEPAPEPPPARAAEPVPAAEPTPPAPGPESVAAPAPVAEPSPVRPEALALLDDAELRAALEAIMLVIDEPVAEVVLAQVLEQPTDRIAAVLADLSAGYTAAGHGFDLRRVAGGWRLYTRPEFAPYVERFVLDGQSARLTQAALETLAVVAYKQPVTRGRVSAIRGVNCDGVIRTLLSRGLIEECGSEPESGAYLYRTSTLFLEKLGLDSVEELPSLAPFLPDDVEEIADAQR is encoded by the coding sequence GTGAGCACCGACGAGCAGCCCGACTCGCTCGCCGAGCAGGCGGCCGCCTGGGTGCCACCGTGGGCCCGGGCCCCCGTACCAGCGGAGCATGCCGCCGCGCCCGAACCGGAGCCGCCGCCGGCCCCCGAGCCCGAACCGGTCCCGGCGGCGGAGCCGGCCCCCGAGCCGCCGCCGGCCCGCGCGGCCGAACCGGTCCCGGCGGCGGAGCCGACGCCACCCGCGCCCGGACCGGAGTCAGTCGCTGCGCCGGCACCGGTGGCCGAGCCGTCGCCGGTCCGACCGGAGGCGCTGGCGTTGCTCGACGACGCCGAGCTGCGCGCCGCGCTGGAAGCAATCATGCTCGTGATCGACGAACCCGTCGCCGAGGTGGTGCTGGCCCAGGTGCTGGAGCAGCCGACCGACCGGATCGCCGCGGTCCTCGCCGACCTTTCCGCCGGCTACACGGCGGCCGGTCACGGCTTTGACCTGCGTCGGGTGGCCGGCGGCTGGCGGCTCTACACCCGTCCCGAGTTCGCGCCGTACGTCGAGCGGTTCGTGCTCGACGGGCAGTCGGCACGGTTGACCCAGGCCGCGCTGGAGACCCTCGCCGTGGTCGCCTACAAGCAGCCGGTGACGCGTGGTCGGGTTTCGGCGATCCGGGGCGTCAACTGCGACGGGGTGATCCGTACCCTGTTGTCCCGTGGCCTGATCGAGGAGTGCGGCAGCGAGCCGGAGTCCGGCGCCTACCTCTACCGCACCTCGACGCTGTTCCTGGAGAAACTGGGGTTGGACAGCGTCGAGGAGCTACCCTCGCTCGCGCCGTTCCTGCCCGACGACGTGGAAGAGATTGCCGATGCCCAGCGATGA
- the murJ gene encoding murein biosynthesis integral membrane protein MurJ — protein sequence MTNSAVATRVAGAAALIAVLTVASRLAGVGRTAVFAWSVGPTALGDIYIAANTIPNIIFEIVAGGALASLVVPLLAGAVAAGDRTAVSATTSALLTWTLGLLIPLAVLLAFAAGPIVRLLDADAGPAQIDAGTLMLRLFAPQLPLYGIAVVLTGVLQAHHRFAWPVIAPLLSSVTVIGTYLTFAATQGRLADLPGVGTSGQLLLAAGTTGGVAVLSLCLFVPLRPLGLRLRPGLRFVGAARDAVGGLAAAGAVTVGAQQVAVLVAVWLCFAGGAPQGSVVLFTLAQTVFLLPWSVLAVPLATAAYPTLAAAHSHGDIAGYRSNLGPAVRGVVLLCCLGAAVLVSVSVPAAAFLVPAGQAGTLAAGIAGFAPGLIGYGMFAIGSRALYAASRPAPAAAAVAAGWSCVMVAAPVLSLVLPDRDRVFALALANALGMLVMGLLLVAALRRVGGGAVLTGLGRATATGLAAGVVAAAAGAGVAYLTGPGPTTPTVPGVLLQGMLSGATGLAVFLAVALPADRHDLRPMVVGAVRRTWRLAAGRRRDGKGTESR from the coding sequence ATGACCAACTCGGCGGTCGCCACCCGGGTCGCCGGTGCCGCGGCGCTGATCGCGGTGCTCACCGTGGCGAGCCGGCTGGCCGGGGTCGGCCGTACCGCGGTCTTCGCCTGGTCGGTGGGGCCGACCGCGCTGGGTGACATCTACATCGCCGCCAACACCATCCCCAACATCATCTTCGAGATCGTCGCCGGGGGAGCGCTGGCCAGCCTCGTGGTGCCGCTGCTCGCCGGTGCGGTGGCCGCCGGTGACCGTACCGCCGTTTCCGCGACCACGTCGGCGCTGCTCACCTGGACGCTGGGCCTGCTGATCCCGCTCGCGGTGCTGCTCGCGTTCGCGGCCGGGCCGATCGTGCGGCTGCTCGACGCCGACGCCGGTCCGGCGCAGATCGACGCCGGCACCCTGATGCTGCGGCTGTTCGCCCCGCAACTTCCGCTGTACGGGATCGCCGTGGTGCTCACCGGAGTGCTGCAGGCACACCACCGGTTCGCCTGGCCGGTGATCGCCCCGCTGCTGTCCAGCGTCACGGTGATCGGCACCTACCTGACCTTCGCCGCCACCCAGGGACGGCTGGCCGACCTGCCCGGGGTGGGCACGTCAGGCCAGCTGCTGCTGGCCGCCGGCACCACCGGCGGAGTGGCCGTGCTGTCGCTGTGCCTGTTCGTGCCGCTGCGTCCACTGGGTCTGCGGCTGCGACCCGGCCTACGGTTCGTCGGCGCGGCCCGCGACGCGGTCGGCGGGCTGGCGGCGGCCGGCGCGGTCACCGTCGGCGCGCAGCAGGTCGCCGTGCTGGTCGCGGTCTGGCTCTGCTTCGCCGGTGGTGCGCCGCAGGGCAGCGTCGTGCTGTTCACGCTGGCCCAGACGGTGTTCCTGCTGCCCTGGTCGGTGCTCGCGGTGCCGCTGGCGACCGCCGCGTACCCGACGCTGGCCGCAGCCCACAGCCACGGGGACATCGCCGGGTACCGGTCCAATCTCGGTCCGGCCGTGCGCGGCGTGGTGCTGCTCTGTTGTCTCGGCGCGGCCGTCCTGGTCTCGGTCAGCGTCCCGGCTGCGGCCTTTCTGGTCCCGGCCGGGCAGGCCGGGACGCTGGCCGCCGGCATCGCCGGCTTCGCTCCGGGCCTGATCGGCTACGGTATGTTCGCGATTGGCTCCAGGGCGCTGTACGCGGCCAGCCGCCCGGCACCTGCCGCCGCAGCGGTGGCAGCCGGCTGGAGCTGTGTGATGGTCGCCGCGCCGGTGCTGTCGCTGGTGCTGCCGGACCGCGACCGGGTCTTCGCCTTGGCGCTGGCCAACGCGCTCGGCATGTTGGTGATGGGGCTGCTGCTGGTCGCGGCGCTGCGCCGGGTCGGCGGTGGCGCGGTGCTGACTGGGCTCGGCCGGGCGACGGCGACCGGTCTGGCAGCCGGCGTCGTCGCGGCGGCTGCGGGTGCCGGCGTGGCGTATCTGACCGGGCCGGGGCCGACCACCCCGACCGTGCCCGGCGTGCTGCTGCAGGGCATGCTGTCCGGGGCGACCGGGTTGGCGGTCTTTCTCGCGGTGGCCCTGCCTGCGGACCGCCACGATCTGCGGCCGATGGTTGTCGGTGCGGTACGCCGGACCTGGCGGCTGGCGGCCGGCCGGCGACGGGACGGGAAGGGGACGGAGTCGCGGTGA